Sequence from the Actinomyces slackii genome:
TCGTGCCCACCTGGGCTCAGCCCTTCAAGAAGGACCATCGCGTCTCCCCGGCCGAGCACCGCTACCTCATGACTGTCGTGGCCACGGCCTCCAATCCGCGCTTCACGGTCTCCCGGGTTGATATTGATCGCGGGGGAACCACCTACACCATCGACACCCTCCACGATATCGGCGCGGAGTATCCGGGTGCTGAGCTGTACTTCATCACCGGCGCGGATGCCTTGGCGCAGATCTTGACCTGGAAGGACAGTGACGAGATCTTCGATCTTGCTCATCTGGTGGGGGTCACGCGGCCAGGGCATGCGCTGACCGAGTCCGGCGTCCCGCGGGATCGCGTCTCGCTGCTGGAGGTCACGGCAATGGCGATCTCGTCAACGGAGTGCCGTCGGCGGGTCAGCCAGGGGGTTCCCGTGTGGTACCTGGTTCCTGACGGCGTTGTGCAGTACATCCGCAAGTATGGGCTTTATCGTATGCCTCTGCGGCCCTCATCGGCGACGTCGATGACGGCGCGGGTGGCCCACGAGCAGTCCCTGAGGAAGGAGAACGACGGTGAGCACTGATCAGACCGGCGTTAACGACCCAGCGTCCAACGAGTTGACGGAGGGCGCGCAGGGTCGGCCACGCAGCAGCCGCCGCGCGATCCGACAGGCTGAGCGGGCAGCCGAGCGCGAGGCGATCCTGACCGGGCAGCAGCCCCTGCTCACCCGGCGGGAGATGCGGCGCCTGCGCGAGGAGGCCGCGGCGCTGCGCGCAGCGGTGGAGGCCGGGGAGATCACGCCCGAGCAGGCCCGTGCCCTCCAGGACCCCACGGGCCAGCAGTCCCAGGACGGGGGTGCGGACGACGGCGCCGCACCGATCGGGCAGGGAGCCTCGCGCAGCGAGCCGGTGATCCAGGAGCCGGAGGGATGGCAGTCCGACGACGCCGATCAGACCCTGACCGCCCATCCCGCCGTGGAGCACACGCCCTCCTGGAGCGCCGCTCCGGCCGCCGCGCTCGATGCTGAGCCGGCAGCCGCCCAGCTCGGCGAGCCGACGCCTGAGGCCGGGGCGCAGACCGGAGGCTGGCAGAGTGCCAGCGCGGCCAGTGCTGGGAGTGCGGCCAGTGTCGGCAGTGCGCCCAGCGCCAGCAGCGCGGCCAGCGCCGGTAGCGCGGGGCGCGCATGGCGCTCCCTGACAGCCGATGAGGCTGTGGCCATCTCCGAGTTGCCCACCGGGCTCATGGACGCCGTCGATGTTCCCATCGCCTCAGCGGAGGCCGAGCGCGCCGCGGCGGCCGAGGTCCTCACAGAGCCCGCCCCGGTGCCCACTCGGTCCTCACTGCGCGAGAGGCTGGAGACCGGCCAGGTGCCCTCGGTGACGGGGGCCTCGCAGCCCTACGGCACGGTGCCGGGCGAGGACGCCGGGCAGGATCTGCCCGGCCCCGCCGAGATGGAGGCGCCTGTCCAGGGCGGTGCCGAGCCCTCGCCCTACGCCATGGCCTCCGATGAGGGCTATGCGGCGGGGCAGGAGGCTGAGCCCGCGGTGCCTGCAGGGGCTGAGCCCCACGGTGCTGCGGCGCTGCCCCAGTGGCAGTCCGGCCAGGAGGATTCCAGCGCGGTTCAGGCGGCCAACGCCGTGCCGGTGCAGCCATGGGACGACCAGCCGACAGGCGGCTTCGGCGAGCAGGCTGCTCAGCCCGCTCAGCCCACCGATGCTCCCGGCGCCCAGGGCGCGCCGGCGGCGGCCTCTCCCGGCTCGGTGCGGCGCCCGATCGTCAAGATTCCCGCAGCCGCCCAGGGTGTGCGCACGGTCAACATCTCCACTGGAGAGCTCAGTGCCGTCCAGCCCGTGAGCCCGTCGGAGGCCGGTGAGGCCGACGGGGCCGGCCCGGTTGGCGATCAGGAATTCGAGATGCCCGTGGATGAGGCGGTCCAGGCCCTGCCCGATGCCACGGAGACAGGTGTGCTGGACACCAGCGAGGGCGGGTCCGGCTTCGACACCGGGGAGATCCCGCAGTGGAAGTCCCTGCGCGAGCGGATGACCACCGATGACTCCCTGGTGGGAGGCCAGCAGCCGATGAGCCCCTATTCGCTCTCCGGCCAGGCGCCGAGCGCCGAGGTACCGGGCGGCATGCCGGAGCCTGCGGCGGACTCCTTCCAGCAAGAGGCGCGGTGGGATCAGGTCGCGTCGGCTGCCGCGCCATCGGATGAGCAGGCTGATGCCGGGGGCGGTTTCAGCCCCAGGGTTCCGGCCCAGCCCGAGCCCGCCAAGTCCTCGGGACTGGGCAAGGTGCTTCTCATCCTCCTGGTGGTGCTGGTGGTGGCACTGGTGCTGCTCGCGGTGGTGTGGTACTTCCTGAGCAATGGCTCGAACAGCGCTGCGGCCCTGGCCCCCATCGGGCCCTGGGACCGTCAGCTCGTCTAGGCTTGCGTTGCCCGCGATGGCATCGTGGGCAACGAGCATCCGCCCAGACATGTAAGGAGTCCTGTGCCTGCCACTGACCGCGCCATCGAGTTGTGCCGACGCGCCGCGCTGGCGGCCTCGCAGAGGAAGGCCGAGGAGATCATCGCGATCGATGTCTCCGATCGGCTTGCCCTGACCGACGTCTTCCTCATCGCCTCTGGGGCCAATGACCGTCAGGTGCGCGCGATCGTCGATGTCGTCGATGAGGCCATGCTCAAAGCCGGCGCCAAGCGCCGCATGCGTGAGGGGCTGACGGAGGCGCGCTGGGTGCTGCTGGACTACGGGGACGTCGTCGTCCACATCCAGCGCAGCGAGGACCGTGACTTCTACGCCCTGGAGCGGTTGTGGAAGGACTGCCCTGCCATCGAGATCCCCGGACTCGATGACATGACGGCTCTGGATGTGCCTGACTCGGTGGAGGGGGCCTGAGCCGTGGAGCTCGTCCTGTGGCGGCACGGTCAGACCGACGCCAATCTCCACCAGCGCATCCAGGGCCGCTCCAACATTCCACTCAATGCGACGGGTGTGGCTCAGGCGCAGGCGGTGGCACCGGCTTTGGCAGCCCTGGAGCCTCATCGAATCGTGTGCTCGCCCCTGAAGCGCGCTCTGCAGACCGCCGAGGTCCTGGGGGAGCGCTGCGGTCTTGCGGTGACTGTGGAGGAGGGACTGGTCGAGCGCTCCTTCGGGGCCTGGGAGGGCAAGGACCGTCAGGAGATCGCGGCCGGGTGGCCCGAGGAGTACCGCCGTTGGCGTGAGGGCGGGGAGCCTCGGGGCCTGGGGGTGGAGACCCGCGACCAGGTGGCGACCCGTGTGCGCGCTGCGCTGGAGCGCATCTGCGCCACGGCGGAGGAGGATGAGCGCGTCGTGGTGGTCTCCCACGGCTCAGCGTTGAGCATCGCGGCCAGCAGCCTGCTGGGGCAGCGGGTCTCGGCATGGTTCGGGCTCCGTGGCCTGGACAACTGCCGTTACGGGGTGCTGCGCTCGGCCCGGCGCGAGCCGGGCTGGGTGCTGACGGGGTGGAACCTCGGCTGAGGCGGGGGCCCTGGGCCGCTTGGGGGAGTGGTGAGGTAGTGCACGCCCCGGGGATTTGCCCCGCTGGCCTTGAACTCCATACAGTTATCCGCGTCGCCCGCCGGGGCGGTGCCCGAGTGACGGGGCTATGGCGCAGTTGGTAGCGCGCTTCCATGGCATGGAAGAGGTCGGGGGTTCGAATCCCCCTAGCTCCACCAGCGAGTGAGTCCAACCATCCCTACCCGGGACGAGGCTCCTTCGCTGAGGCCGGGGTGACCGGCCACGACCCGCGAGGGTCGCCCACCACGGGGCTATGGCGCAGTTGGTAGCGCGCTTCCATGGCATGGAAGAGGTCGGGGGTTCGAATCCCCCTAGCTCCACCCAGTTCGCGGACAGGGATGTCCACCGTCTGCTCCGCTCACGTGATGATGACGATCATGTCAGCACGTGAGGGCGGAACCGAGTGGCGATGAGGTGCTGGCGCGG
This genomic interval carries:
- the rsfS gene encoding ribosome silencing factor encodes the protein MPATDRAIELCRRAALAASQRKAEEIIAIDVSDRLALTDVFLIASGANDRQVRAIVDVVDEAMLKAGAKRRMREGLTEARWVLLDYGDVVVHIQRSEDRDFYALERLWKDCPAIEIPGLDDMTALDVPDSVEGA
- a CDS encoding histidine phosphatase family protein; translation: MELVLWRHGQTDANLHQRIQGRSNIPLNATGVAQAQAVAPALAALEPHRIVCSPLKRALQTAEVLGERCGLAVTVEEGLVERSFGAWEGKDRQEIAAGWPEEYRRWREGGEPRGLGVETRDQVATRVRAALERICATAEEDERVVVVSHGSALSIAASSLLGQRVSAWFGLRGLDNCRYGVLRSARREPGWVLTGWNLG
- the nadD gene encoding nicotinate-nucleotide adenylyltransferase, with the translated sequence MSAPARPLRIGIMGGTFDPIHHGHLVAASEVQSVFELDEVIFVPTWAQPFKKDHRVSPAEHRYLMTVVATASNPRFTVSRVDIDRGGTTYTIDTLHDIGAEYPGAELYFITGADALAQILTWKDSDEIFDLAHLVGVTRPGHALTESGVPRDRVSLLEVTAMAISSTECRRRVSQGVPVWYLVPDGVVQYIRKYGLYRMPLRPSSATSMTARVAHEQSLRKENDGEH